In Pseudoalteromonas piratica, the following proteins share a genomic window:
- a CDS encoding hydrogen peroxide-inducible genes activator: protein MISLKQLHYALAVEKTLHFKKAADNCHVSQSTLSTAVHELEKQLGVTIFERNNKHVFITDEGQLILEKAKRIKLEVDELTQLAKSNKEPLASPMTIGVIPTIGPFLLPKVLPKVRTEYSDFKLKIVEDQSHVLVEKLREGELDAAILALPYDIDGLMAFNFWQEDFYWVSHKDECALNLSEITTNEFDLAKLMLLKEGHCLKEHALAACKLENTNHENQLDSASLHTLIQMVAGKLGTTLVPQMALDQLVKNEGELTAVHLNEPGPHRSIALIVRPNYVRTNDIVLLQKLFKAELNEKCIST from the coding sequence ATGATTTCATTAAAACAGCTTCACTATGCCTTAGCCGTTGAGAAAACGCTCCACTTTAAAAAAGCAGCAGATAACTGCCATGTTTCTCAATCAACCTTAAGCACAGCGGTGCATGAGCTTGAGAAACAGTTGGGCGTTACAATATTTGAACGCAACAACAAACATGTATTTATTACAGACGAAGGGCAGCTAATTCTTGAAAAAGCCAAGCGAATTAAACTCGAAGTAGACGAATTAACACAGTTAGCAAAATCTAATAAAGAACCACTAGCAAGCCCTATGACAATTGGTGTTATCCCAACAATTGGCCCTTTCTTGTTGCCAAAAGTATTGCCAAAAGTGCGCACTGAATACAGCGACTTCAAACTTAAAATTGTGGAAGATCAGTCTCATGTTTTAGTTGAGAAATTGCGCGAAGGGGAGCTTGATGCTGCAATTTTAGCGCTGCCATATGATATAGATGGCTTAATGGCATTTAACTTCTGGCAAGAAGATTTTTATTGGGTGAGTCACAAAGACGAATGTGCACTTAATTTAAGTGAAATTACCACCAATGAGTTTGATCTTGCAAAGTTAATGCTTTTAAAAGAAGGGCATTGTTTAAAAGAGCATGCGCTCGCTGCGTGTAAGTTGGAGAACACGAATCATGAAAATCAATTGGATTCGGCCAGTTTGCATACTTTGATTCAAATGGTTGCCGGTAAACTAGGCACAACACTCGTCCCACAAATGGCACTTGATCAACTCGTGAAAAACGAAGGTGAACTTACAGCAGTGCATTTAAATGAACCTGGTCCGCATCGCAGTATAGCGCTGATTGTAAGACCAAATTATGTAAGAACTAACGATATTGTCTTACTACAAAAGCTGTTTAAAGCTGAGCTAAATGAAAAATGTATTTCAACTTAA
- the katG gene encoding catalase/peroxidase HPI, producing MSSNKCPFASGSITQSGKSNTDWWPNTLNLDILHQHDRKTNPLGSDFNYREALKQLDFAQLKSDLIALMTDSQPWWPADWGHYGGLMIRMTWHAAGSYRVADGRGGAGTGNLRFSPLNSWPDNTNLDKARRLLWPIKKKYGNKLSWADLIAYAGTIAYESMGLKTYGFAFGREDIWHPEKDTYWGAEKEWLAPSENDNSRYSGERDLENPLAAVMMGLIYVNPEGVDGKPDPQKTAHDVRETFARMAMNDEETVALTAGGHTVGKCHGNGDAAKLGPEPEAADINEQGLGWNHQEGNGLGANAVTSGLEGAWTTNPTQWDNGYFELLLNHEWELKRSPAGAWQWEPVAIKEEDKPLAVDGNGKRNNPIMTDADMAMKVDPEYRKISERFYNDPAYFSEVFARAWFKLTHRDMGPKACYIGPDVPKEDLTWQDPIPAGNTAYDEQAVKAAIAASGLSIAEMVTTAWDSARTFRHSDKRGGANGAHIRLAPANNWQGNEPEKLAKMLSVYQAISDEHNLSVADVIVLAGNVAIEQAATAAGFTANIAFNKGRGDASQDSTDVESFSVLEPVHDGFRNWQQQTFAASPEELLLERAQLLGLTAPEMTVLIGGLRVLGCNYGDSKAGVFTDRIGQLTTDFFVNLTDMRYEWLPTGDNQYVLRDRASKEDAWQATRVDLVFGSNSILRAYAEVYAQDDNGQKFVDDFVSAWSKVMNADRYDLAS from the coding sequence ATGTCATCAAATAAATGCCCATTTGCATCAGGAAGTATTACCCAATCAGGTAAATCAAATACTGATTGGTGGCCAAACACCCTTAATCTCGATATTTTGCATCAACATGACCGCAAAACCAATCCACTTGGCAGTGACTTTAATTATCGAGAAGCACTGAAACAACTTGATTTCGCGCAGCTAAAGTCAGATCTGATAGCGCTTATGACGGATAGCCAGCCATGGTGGCCTGCTGATTGGGGGCATTATGGCGGTTTAATGATCCGCATGACATGGCACGCCGCGGGCAGTTACCGTGTAGCCGATGGTCGCGGTGGTGCAGGTACTGGTAATTTACGTTTTTCTCCGCTTAATTCATGGCCTGATAATACCAACCTAGATAAAGCGCGCCGTTTACTTTGGCCGATTAAGAAGAAATACGGTAACAAGCTAAGCTGGGCAGACTTAATTGCCTATGCAGGTACAATTGCTTATGAGTCGATGGGGTTAAAAACTTATGGCTTTGCGTTTGGTCGTGAAGACATTTGGCATCCAGAAAAAGATACTTACTGGGGTGCTGAGAAAGAATGGCTGGCTCCATCAGAAAATGACAATAGTCGTTATTCCGGTGAGCGCGACCTAGAAAATCCACTAGCCGCAGTTATGATGGGCTTAATTTATGTTAATCCAGAAGGGGTGGATGGTAAGCCAGATCCGCAAAAAACTGCCCATGATGTGCGTGAAACCTTCGCCCGTATGGCAATGAACGATGAAGAAACCGTGGCACTTACTGCAGGTGGCCACACAGTAGGTAAATGTCATGGTAATGGTGATGCAGCGAAACTTGGCCCTGAACCAGAAGCAGCTGATATTAACGAGCAAGGGCTTGGTTGGAATCATCAAGAAGGTAACGGCTTAGGTGCAAATGCAGTTACTAGTGGCCTTGAAGGGGCGTGGACAACCAATCCTACTCAGTGGGATAACGGCTACTTTGAGTTGCTTCTCAACCATGAGTGGGAACTTAAAAGGAGCCCTGCAGGTGCATGGCAATGGGAGCCTGTCGCTATAAAAGAGGAGGATAAGCCACTCGCGGTTGATGGCAACGGCAAACGTAATAACCCGATTATGACCGATGCTGATATGGCGATGAAGGTTGACCCAGAATATCGCAAAATTTCAGAGCGATTCTATAACGACCCTGCTTATTTTTCTGAGGTGTTTGCACGTGCATGGTTTAAATTAACGCACCGTGATATGGGACCAAAAGCGTGTTATATCGGCCCTGATGTACCAAAAGAAGATTTAACATGGCAAGATCCTATTCCAGCTGGCAATACGGCGTATGATGAGCAAGCGGTTAAAGCTGCAATTGCTGCAAGTGGGTTATCGATTGCTGAAATGGTAACAACAGCGTGGGACAGCGCGCGTACTTTCCGTCATTCTGATAAGCGGGGCGGTGCCAATGGTGCACATATTCGCTTGGCGCCAGCAAATAATTGGCAAGGCAATGAGCCTGAAAAGCTTGCGAAGATGCTAAGTGTGTATCAAGCAATATCAGATGAGCATAATCTAAGCGTTGCTGATGTGATTGTGCTTGCGGGTAATGTTGCAATTGAGCAAGCGGCAACTGCAGCAGGGTTTACAGCAAACATAGCCTTTAACAAAGGACGTGGTGATGCATCGCAAGATAGTACTGATGTTGAATCATTTTCTGTACTTGAACCTGTACATGACGGTTTTAGAAATTGGCAGCAGCAAACATTTGCAGCGAGCCCTGAAGAGTTATTGCTAGAACGTGCCCAATTATTAGGGTTAACTGCGCCAGAAATGACCGTGTTAATAGGCGGTTTACGTGTACTAGGCTGTAATTATGGTGACTCTAAAGCAGGTGTTTTCACCGACCGCATTGGGCAACTTACTACGGACTTTTTTGTCAATCTCACAGACATGCGTTATGAGTGGCTGCCAACAGGCGATAATCAATACGTACTGCGTGATAGAGCATCGAAAGAGGATGCTTGGCAAGCTACGCGCGTAGATTTAGTGTTTGGCTCAAATTCAATTTTGCGTGCTTATGCAGAAGTGTATGCGCAAGATGATAATGGTCAGAAGTTTGTTGATGATTTTGTTTCGGCATGGAGCAAAGTGATGAATGCGGATCGCTATGATTTAGCAAGCTAG
- a CDS encoding XRE family transcriptional regulator has translation MKSLRLKRNWSQEQLAQFSGLNVRTIQRVERGNKVGSETLKSLAAVFEITVSELLELINKETQPAKASQKTAQENVTDEQLKNAKEKVKLIKYFYGFCTFLTVVFIFFMLPNYNNGENFGSLVAVFLSFAVMIAGFAFYVFEPFGDKWEQKKLSQIVERDEHKNGTDTK, from the coding sequence ATGAAATCTCTCAGGCTCAAAAGAAACTGGTCACAAGAACAATTAGCACAATTTAGCGGCTTAAACGTTCGAACGATCCAAAGAGTTGAAAGAGGCAACAAAGTAGGGAGCGAAACCTTAAAGTCATTGGCAGCTGTTTTCGAAATCACTGTATCTGAGCTTTTAGAGTTAATTAATAAAGAGACTCAGCCGGCAAAAGCAAGCCAAAAAACTGCACAAGAAAATGTAACTGATGAGCAATTAAAAAACGCGAAAGAAAAAGTTAAATTGATTAAGTATTTCTATGGTTTTTGCACTTTTCTAACTGTCGTATTCATATTTTTCATGTTACCTAACTATAATAACGGGGAAAATTTTGGTTCTTTAGTAGCCGTTTTTTTGTCATTTGCTGTCATGATTGCGGGTTTCGCATTTTATGTATTTGAACCATTTGGTGATAAATGGGAACAAAAGAAGCTTTCTCAAATTGTTGAGCGTGATGAGCACAAAAATGGCACAGATACGAAATAA
- a CDS encoding alpha/beta hydrolase, giving the protein MKKTIMTMAVALVLGGCTATIKESRFIQQDDKVEFYTQSFITDLDKRTPNHQVIQISMQADNEALTLNGLHLDHPSTSNTILYIPGNGMSVEKAAKKALIELAEYGSDIVIFDRRGLGASDGKATIANLISDANLSFDYAKNTLKAEKVIVHGYSLGSFVAAQVAKNKTIDGLVMQGSATNVDDWIDEAMPWYSKVFVNVDVDDAFYKVDNRQVVSEDYSGPLLVIGGGKDKQTPAVLSQKLFDASNSEIKQLVIAEEANHGQMFDNNKVKMAYSGFISAL; this is encoded by the coding sequence ATGAAAAAAACAATAATGACAATGGCAGTTGCACTGGTGTTAGGTGGTTGCACCGCTACGATAAAAGAATCCCGTTTTATTCAACAAGATGACAAAGTTGAATTCTATACTCAGTCTTTCATCACTGATTTAGATAAACGCACACCTAACCATCAAGTGATTCAAATCAGCATGCAAGCTGATAATGAAGCACTTACACTCAATGGCTTACACCTTGATCACCCCAGTACAAGCAATACCATTTTATATATTCCAGGCAATGGCATGAGTGTCGAGAAAGCAGCTAAAAAAGCACTGATAGAATTGGCTGAATATGGCAGTGATATTGTGATATTTGACCGTCGAGGTTTAGGTGCGAGTGACGGTAAAGCAACGATTGCTAACCTAATAAGTGATGCTAATTTAAGCTTTGATTATGCTAAAAACACACTAAAAGCCGAAAAAGTAATTGTTCATGGTTATTCGTTAGGCAGTTTTGTTGCTGCACAAGTTGCGAAGAATAAGACAATAGATGGTTTGGTGATGCAAGGTTCGGCCACTAATGTCGATGATTGGATTGATGAAGCAATGCCTTGGTATTCAAAAGTATTTGTAAACGTAGACGTTGATGATGCGTTTTATAAGGTTGATAATCGTCAAGTTGTTAGTGAGGACTATAGCGGCCCACTACTTGTCATAGGGGGTGGAAAAGACAAACAAACCCCAGCTGTATTATCGCAAAAGCTTTTTGATGCGAGCAATAGTGAAATTAAACAGTTAGTGATTGCTGAAGAAGCAAATCATGGCCAAATGTTTGATAATAATAAGGTTAAAATGGCCTATAGTGGTTTTATCTCTGCGCTTTAA
- a CDS encoding VOC family protein: protein MFEGGYHAVEYDHGVNANSTLIFNVQNLDSDIEKLKHQGVEFVHTTPNENKWGRYSAFKDPSGIVHELMEFY, encoded by the coding sequence ATGTTTGAAGGCGGATATCATGCTGTTGAGTATGATCATGGGGTCAATGCAAATTCAACATTGATATTTAATGTGCAAAATTTAGATTCTGATATTGAAAAGCTTAAACATCAAGGCGTGGAATTTGTGCATACCACCCCTAATGAAAATAAGTGGGGGCGTTATTCTGCTTTCAAAGATCCCTCAGGTATTGTTCATGAACTGATGGAATTCTATTAA
- a CDS encoding VOC family protein, which yields MVKLATLLVVNDLKISKNFYENILGLEISESLRLQSNLSLVTISF from the coding sequence ATGGTGAAGTTGGCAACATTATTAGTCGTTAACGACCTAAAAATTTCAAAAAACTTTTACGAAAACATACTTGGTCTTGAAATATCCGAGAGCTTGAGACTGCAATCAAATTTAAGTTTGGTGACCATATCATTTTGA
- a CDS encoding efflux RND transporter permease subunit — protein sequence MLESILKFAIERSKLVLAMVILVAALGAWQFTKLPIDAVPDITNVQVVINTEVPGYTPLEVEQRVTYVLETALAGVPNLSYTRSISRYGLSQVVAIFSDDTDIYFARQLVNERLVSAKSELPFGVEPELGPISTGLGEIFMFTVDALPGATNPDGSPITATDLRTVHDWIIRPQLVQVEGVVEVNPIGGFEREIQIAIKPEKLLAFGISQQDVIEAIGSHNQNRGAGFIERDGSQWLVRIPGQLSDLAQLENVPVTNLQGAVIHIKDVADVIEGKELRSGAATQNGHEVVLSTVFMLIGENSQKVAKEVGERLTEISKSLPQGVVINPAYDRTKLVNKTLDTVKTNLLEGALLVIVILFLLLGNFRAALITAMVIPFAMLMTITGMVQTKVSANLMSLGALDFGLLVDGAIIIVENCMRRLSQAHNSQNKAQPLPLNERLALVFDATREVIRPALFGVFIITAVYLPIFALTGVEGKMFHPMAMTVVIALVSAMVLSITFVPACIALLFKKPVQEKENIVMKASTALYQPILTFVLKMRWLVVAVAIALMAFAGVMSTKLGSEFVPNLDEGDIAMHAMRIPGTSLTQSIKMQELLEQKIAEKAEVLSVFSKIGTPDVATDPMPPSVADVFIMLKPRAEWPNPAKPKTQLVAELEQLVETIPGNRYEFLQPIQMRFNELLSGVRSELAIKVFGDDFDTLAIVGKRIESAIENVAGIRDVQVEKIKGLPILTINPIDQMLARYALTKADLQQQIAISMGGVDVGKFYQGDRRFDIVVRLPDDKRRDIDNLKHLPITLANGDYVPLSEVASIEKVNSANQVNRENGKRRIVVTANVRGRDLGGFVKDVQMAIEQNADIPAGYWIEYGGTYQKLQSATKRLTLVVPLTLAIIVALLLIALGSFKDSMIIFSGVPLALTGGIFALFLRDIPFSISAAVGFIALSGIAILNGLVMVSFIRELRANKLGLNDAIITGALTRLRPVLTTALVASLGFIPMALNTGIGSEVQRPLATVVIGGVISSTLLTLFVLPALYRILHNKD from the coding sequence ATGCTAGAGTCCATTTTAAAATTCGCGATTGAGCGAAGTAAGTTAGTACTTGCAATGGTAATCTTAGTTGCAGCATTGGGGGCTTGGCAGTTTACCAAATTGCCCATCGATGCCGTGCCCGACATTACCAATGTGCAGGTCGTTATCAATACCGAAGTGCCCGGTTATACCCCGCTGGAAGTAGAGCAACGTGTTACTTACGTGCTTGAAACCGCACTGGCAGGCGTGCCCAACTTAAGTTACACACGTTCTATTTCACGCTATGGTTTATCACAAGTGGTTGCCATATTCAGTGATGACACCGATATCTATTTTGCCCGCCAATTAGTAAATGAGCGTTTGGTTTCGGCAAAATCAGAATTGCCTTTTGGCGTAGAGCCAGAGCTTGGCCCGATTTCAACAGGGCTGGGGGAAATATTTATGTTTACGGTTGATGCATTGCCAGGTGCCACTAACCCCGATGGCAGCCCAATCACCGCAACCGATTTACGCACCGTGCACGACTGGATCATTCGCCCACAACTTGTACAAGTAGAGGGCGTTGTTGAAGTAAACCCCATTGGCGGCTTTGAGCGCGAAATTCAAATCGCCATAAAACCTGAAAAACTGTTGGCATTTGGCATATCACAACAAGATGTAATTGAAGCTATTGGCAGCCATAACCAAAACCGAGGGGCGGGTTTTATTGAACGTGATGGTTCGCAGTGGCTAGTGCGTATTCCTGGACAATTAAGCGATTTAGCCCAGCTTGAAAATGTACCCGTCACTAATTTGCAAGGTGCGGTGATCCACATTAAAGATGTTGCCGATGTGATTGAAGGTAAAGAGCTACGCTCAGGTGCTGCAACACAAAATGGCCATGAAGTGGTGCTCAGTACCGTCTTTATGTTAATTGGTGAAAACAGTCAAAAAGTGGCAAAAGAGGTAGGCGAACGCTTAACAGAAATAAGTAAAAGTTTACCGCAAGGGGTGGTGATTAACCCTGCGTACGATCGCACAAAACTGGTGAATAAGACCCTCGATACCGTTAAAACCAATTTGCTTGAAGGCGCACTGCTGGTCATTGTGATTTTGTTTTTATTACTCGGTAATTTTAGAGCGGCGCTTATCACCGCGATGGTGATCCCATTTGCCATGTTAATGACCATTACAGGTATGGTACAAACTAAAGTAAGCGCTAACTTAATGAGTTTAGGCGCGCTCGATTTTGGCCTACTGGTTGATGGCGCAATTATTATCGTAGAAAACTGTATGCGCCGCTTAAGCCAAGCTCATAATAGTCAAAACAAAGCGCAGCCCTTGCCATTAAACGAGCGTTTGGCCTTGGTATTTGATGCCACCCGTGAAGTGATCCGCCCTGCCCTGTTTGGTGTGTTTATTATTACCGCAGTGTATTTACCGATTTTTGCCCTAACCGGCGTGGAAGGCAAAATGTTCCATCCGATGGCAATGACAGTGGTAATTGCACTAGTGAGTGCCATGGTTTTATCAATTACGTTTGTACCTGCTTGCATTGCTCTGTTATTTAAAAAGCCGGTACAAGAAAAAGAAAATATCGTAATGAAAGCAAGCACTGCGCTTTATCAGCCAATCTTAACCTTTGTGTTAAAAATGCGCTGGTTAGTTGTTGCTGTAGCCATTGCGCTAATGGCATTTGCTGGCGTTATGAGTACCAAACTCGGCAGTGAATTTGTGCCTAATTTAGATGAAGGTGATATTGCCATGCATGCCATGCGCATACCGGGCACTTCACTTACTCAGTCGATTAAAATGCAAGAACTACTAGAGCAAAAAATTGCTGAAAAAGCCGAAGTATTAAGTGTATTTTCAAAGATTGGTACTCCTGATGTGGCCACCGATCCTATGCCACCAAGCGTTGCGGATGTGTTTATTATGCTAAAACCGCGTGCTGAATGGCCAAACCCAGCCAAGCCAAAAACCCAACTGGTAGCTGAGCTTGAGCAACTAGTTGAAACCATTCCAGGTAATCGTTATGAGTTTTTGCAACCGATTCAAATGCGCTTTAACGAACTGCTCTCGGGTGTGCGTTCAGAGCTTGCGATTAAGGTTTTTGGCGATGATTTTGATACCCTTGCAATTGTTGGTAAGCGCATTGAAAGTGCAATTGAAAACGTTGCTGGGATTCGCGATGTGCAAGTTGAAAAAATTAAAGGCTTGCCCATTTTAACCATCAATCCAATTGATCAGATGTTAGCGCGTTATGCTTTAACCAAGGCCGATTTACAACAGCAAATTGCCATTAGCATGGGTGGCGTGGATGTTGGTAAGTTTTATCAAGGCGATCGCCGTTTTGATATAGTTGTGCGTTTACCCGATGATAAACGCCGTGATATCGATAATCTTAAACACCTACCCATTACCTTAGCCAATGGCGATTATGTGCCGCTATCAGAAGTAGCAAGCATTGAAAAGGTAAACTCAGCAAATCAGGTTAACCGTGAAAATGGCAAACGCCGCATTGTGGTAACAGCCAATGTGCGTGGCCGCGATTTAGGTGGATTTGTAAAAGATGTGCAAATGGCGATTGAACAAAATGCAGATATTCCAGCAGGTTACTGGATAGAATACGGCGGTACTTACCAAAAACTGCAATCAGCAACCAAGCGTTTAACCTTAGTTGTACCGTTAACTTTAGCGATTATTGTGGCGTTGTTGTTAATCGCCCTTGGCTCATTTAAAGATTCAATGATTATCTTCAGCGGTGTGCCATTGGCACTTACGGGCGGTATTTTCGCGCTATTCCTGCGTGATATTCCGTTTTCAATTTCGGCTGCTGTTGGCTTTATTGCCCTCTCTGGTATTGCGATTTTAAATGGCTTAGTAATGGTGTCGTTTATTCGTGAGTTAAGAGCAAATAAGCTTGGCTTAAATGACGCCATTATTACCGGGGCACTAACGCGATTGCGCCCAGTACTTACCACCGCCCTTGTTGCCTCACTTGGCTTTATTCCAATGGCACTAAATACCGGCATTGGCTCAGAAGTGCAAAGACCGCTTGCGACTGTGGTTATTGGCGGGGTTATTTCATCCACCTTGCTAACACTTTTTGTTTTGCCAGCACTTTATCGCATTTTGCATAACAAGGACTGA